A region of Culicoides brevitarsis isolate CSIRO-B50_1 chromosome 1, AGI_CSIRO_Cbre_v1, whole genome shotgun sequence DNA encodes the following proteins:
- the LOC134838106 gene encoding uncharacterized protein LOC134838106 — protein MYYLEFLSIFLLLTPLINSETVDYPTETTPNDSDPRTQATGEGSYYEYIVRNVIRNSFYYPRIQSQNGVTPLEQMVYYYHLQMTHIDLMWTRNWERTHRHGYPSVFQLPSRAVRYHYNHDVPYQFPDGIERTLDSHRLNCTECIRQFHCNVENLHNHRSNRYMPNPEQKYERRTTIPEIEIELESQQRSWLPQMVSTNKAMNTTQLAEERSFVCAGPSHGFTTTTTEDSLEHQLKKVRYDFVRDELRRRRRTHA, from the coding sequence ATGTATTACCTCGaatttctatcaatttttctGTTGTTAACACCTTTGATCAACTCTGAAACAGTTGACTATCCGACAGAAACGACACCGAATGACAGTGATCCCCGAACCCAAGCTACTGGCGAAGGCTCTTACTACGAATACATCGTGCGAAATGTCATCCGTAACAGTTTCTATTACCCTCGTATTCAAAGTCAGAACGGCGTTACACCCTTGGAGCAAATGGTCTACTACTACCACCTTCAAATGACTCATATCGACTTGATGTGGACTCGCAACTGGGAACGCACACATCGTCATGGCTATCCATCAGTCTTCCAATTACCTTCACGAGCAGTTCGATATCACTACAACCATGACGTTCCCTACCAGTTCCCCGATGGCATTGAGAGAACATTGGACAGCCATCGCTTGAATTGCACTGAATGTATTCGACAGTTCCATTGCAATGTGGAAAACCTTCATAATCATCGTTCGAATCGATACATGCCAAATCCTGAACAAAAGTATGAGAGACGCACCACGATTCCTGAGATAGAAATTGAACTAGAAAGTCAGCAGAGAAGTTGGTTACCACAAATGGTATCAACTAATAAAGCAATGAACACAACTCAACTAGCTGAAGAGAGATCATTTGTTTGTGCGGGACCTTCGCATGGTTTCACGACGACCACTACTGAAGATTCGCTGGAACATCAATTGAAGAAAGTTCGGTATGATTTTGTGAGAGATGAGCTTCGAAGACGACGTCGTACTCATGCTTAA